The Paenibacillus sophorae genome has a segment encoding these proteins:
- a CDS encoding cyclophilin-like fold protein — protein MRKILSLLFCLWIILALAACSGARNELNSGSAQSDTPLSSGEPIKATEQPSVIPTEQPSASPTENATAETRDNETKENSVISINITVGSSTFTATLNDNETAKALVAQFPMTLQMNEHNGLEKYYDLSEDLPAASTERPATIHAGDIMGWSGNTLVLFYETHSNSNGGYVPLGRVDNPSNLASALGSGNVQVTWSLAE, from the coding sequence ATGCGAAAAATCTTAAGCTTACTGTTTTGCCTTTGGATTATATTGGCGTTGGCAGCCTGTAGTGGGGCACGTAATGAGTTGAATTCCGGGTCTGCTCAATCGGATACTCCCCTCTCGAGTGGTGAACCTATAAAAGCAACGGAGCAGCCGTCCGTAATACCAACGGAGCAGCCATCCGCGTCACCTACGGAAAACGCAACGGCTGAAACAAGAGATAACGAGACGAAGGAAAACAGCGTGATTTCCATCAATATTACTGTAGGCAGCAGTACATTTACAGCAACATTAAATGACAACGAAACGGCGAAGGCGCTTGTTGCGCAATTTCCTATGACACTCCAGATGAATGAACATAATGGGCTGGAGAAGTATTATGATCTGTCGGAGGATCTTCCTGCCGCATCAACGGAGCGCCCTGCAACTATTCATGCCGGTGACATAATGGGCTGGTCAGGAAACACTCTGGTGCTTTTCTATGAAACCCACTCCAATTCTAACGGCGGTTATGTACCACTGGGAAGAGTGGACAATCCTTCAAACCTGGCATCTGCTCTTGGTTCAGGCAATGTACAAGTTACATGGTCACTTGCCGAATGA
- a CDS encoding NAD(P)-dependent alcohol dehydrogenase, with the protein MIIADARAVYSPEGPFKLTMIERRDLEPHDVLIEIKYAGVCHSDIHTARGDWGSVNYPLVPGHEIAGIVIRVGSEVTKFAVGDRVGVGCMVDSCGECANCHKGEEQYCLNGMTGTYAAIDRYGQYTQGGYSTHIVVTEDFVVRIPDSIELDVAAPLLCAGITTYSPLRHWEAAPGKRIAVVGLGGLGHMAVKLAHAMGAEVTVLSQTLKKKEDGLQLGADHYYATSDPETFKQLAGSFDLIVNTVSAKIDISAYLSLLATDGTLVNVGAPAEPLSVNVFSLIMDRRSFAGSMIGGIRETQEMLDFCAEHSITPEIEVINANQIDEAWERVLASDVRYRFVIDISTMGNA; encoded by the coding sequence ATGATTATTGCTGATGCACGTGCTGTATACAGTCCAGAAGGTCCGTTCAAACTGACTATGATCGAGCGAAGGGATCTTGAGCCGCATGATGTCCTCATTGAGATTAAATACGCTGGTGTTTGCCACTCCGACATTCACACAGCTCGCGGCGATTGGGGGTCGGTAAACTATCCTCTTGTTCCGGGACACGAGATAGCAGGAATTGTCATTCGGGTTGGTTCGGAAGTCACAAAGTTCGCTGTGGGCGACCGGGTAGGGGTAGGTTGTATGGTTGACTCCTGCGGAGAATGTGCTAACTGCCATAAGGGAGAGGAGCAGTACTGCCTCAATGGAATGACGGGCACTTACGCGGCTATCGACAGGTACGGCCAATATACACAAGGCGGTTATTCCACCCACATCGTCGTAACGGAAGACTTCGTGGTCCGAATTCCGGACAGTATTGAGCTTGACGTCGCTGCTCCGCTTTTGTGTGCCGGCATTACAACGTACTCGCCGCTGCGCCATTGGGAAGCTGCGCCTGGCAAAAGAATAGCTGTTGTTGGACTTGGTGGGCTTGGACACATGGCTGTAAAGCTCGCTCATGCTATGGGGGCTGAGGTTACTGTATTATCACAAACTTTGAAGAAGAAAGAAGATGGTTTGCAGCTTGGCGCGGACCATTATTATGCCACGAGCGATCCGGAGACGTTTAAGCAACTGGCTGGTTCGTTTGACCTCATCGTGAATACCGTGAGCGCGAAGATTGATATTAGTGCCTACCTTTCGCTGTTGGCGACGGATGGTACACTGGTCAACGTCGGTGCGCCAGCGGAGCCGTTATCCGTTAACGTATTCTCACTCATCATGGATCGCCGGTCGTTTGCCGGATCTATGATCGGTGGAATTCGTGAAACGCAGGAAATGCTTGACTTCTGCGCTGAACACAGCATTACTCCTGAAATTGAGGTTATTAACGCCAATCAGATCGATGAAGCCTGGGAACGCGTTCTAGCTTCAGATGTCCGGTATCGATTTGTGATCGACATCAGCACGATGGGGAATGCATAA
- a CDS encoding alpha/beta hydrolase codes for MKKKSIIKRGLHLLTVMVLGVLVSTTTVSSATTVSPAADSQAWDKTFPQNNKATVEKVSYKNRLGINIVADMYLPKNFNRAKKSPAIIVGPPFTGVKEQTAGLYAQEMAARGFVTLAFDPSYTGESGGQPRNIASPDTFAEDFSAAVDFLGTRSFVDRNDIGVIGVCASGGFAVSAAQIDPRLKAIATVSMYDMGRATREGLGLAVTPNDVMTKEEQIKALEEAAEQRWIDFESGQIKYGGGTAVELKPSAEAAVREFSEYYGTPRGYHPRSLPYSLTSRGALVNFYPFEHIDTISPRPILFIAGENAHSRYYSEDAYKLAGEPKELYIVPGAGHVDLYDRMEYIPFNKLESFFKANLK; via the coding sequence ATGAAAAAAAAATCTATTATCAAGCGTGGCCTTCACTTACTCACAGTGATGGTACTGGGCGTGCTTGTATCCACGACCACCGTTTCATCCGCGACCACCGTTTCTCCCGCAGCAGATAGCCAAGCATGGGACAAGACCTTTCCTCAAAACAACAAGGCGACTGTTGAAAAAGTCTCATACAAGAACAGACTTGGCATTAACATAGTCGCGGATATGTATCTTCCTAAAAACTTTAATAGAGCAAAGAAATCTCCCGCAATCATTGTCGGACCCCCGTTCACTGGCGTGAAGGAACAGACGGCCGGCTTGTATGCCCAGGAGATGGCAGCCCGGGGCTTTGTAACTCTGGCCTTTGACCCCTCCTACACAGGAGAAAGCGGCGGGCAACCGCGAAATATTGCTTCTCCGGACACGTTCGCCGAAGATTTCAGCGCCGCCGTGGACTTTTTGGGCACACGCTCGTTTGTGGACCGTAACGATATTGGCGTCATCGGCGTTTGTGCCAGTGGCGGGTTTGCGGTCAGCGCTGCGCAGATTGACCCTCGGCTGAAGGCCATCGCGACAGTTAGTATGTACGACATGGGCCGCGCCACCCGTGAGGGATTGGGGTTAGCGGTAACACCGAACGATGTAATGACCAAGGAAGAACAGATAAAAGCTCTTGAAGAAGCCGCTGAACAGCGCTGGATCGATTTTGAGAGCGGACAGATAAAATACGGCGGCGGAACTGCAGTGGAACTAAAACCCTCAGCAGAAGCAGCAGTCCGGGAGTTCTCTGAATACTACGGTACGCCAAGGGGATATCACCCCCGCTCATTGCCCTACAGCCTTACCAGCAGAGGGGCGCTCGTGAATTTCTACCCGTTCGAGCATATTGATACGATTTCTCCACGTCCAATTCTGTTCATCGCAGGTGAGAATGCCCACTCCAGATACTACAGCGAAGACGCCTACAAGCTGGCGGGCGAACCGAAGGAACTCTATATTGTTCCAGGCGCAGGGCATGTGGATCTGTACGACAGAATGGAGTACATCCCGTTCAACAAGCTCGAGTCCTTCTTCAAAGCAAATCTGAAGTAA
- a CDS encoding MerR family transcriptional regulator, with amino-acid sequence MENKFSSKQVAEETGLSVHTLRYYEQIGLIDGIERDENGYRQYSESDIVWFQALRYFRAMGMPIREIQQFIAMQNREDSTITARRQFVESYRRKVIDQLKELEKTLEKIDHKINFFKRLESTQLEL; translated from the coding sequence ATGGAAAACAAATTTTCGAGCAAACAAGTTGCAGAAGAGACGGGATTAAGCGTCCACACATTGCGATATTATGAGCAAATCGGGTTAATTGACGGTATAGAACGGGACGAAAATGGATATCGTCAGTATTCAGAGTCCGATATTGTATGGTTTCAAGCTTTAAGATATTTTCGAGCGATGGGGATGCCCATTCGGGAGATTCAGCAGTTTATCGCCATGCAAAATCGTGAAGACTCAACAATAACAGCACGACGGCAATTTGTGGAAAGCTATCGCAGAAAAGTTATTGATCAATTAAAAGAACTTGAAAAGACGCTAGAAAAAATCGATCATAAAATCAATTTTTTCAAAAGACTAGAGTCCACACAACTAGAACTGTAA
- a CDS encoding SDR family oxidoreductase, with protein sequence MRVFVTGATGFIGSAVVRELINAGHQVVGLARSDKAAAALTAAGAAVHRGGLDDPGSLRSGAAAADGVIHLAFKHDFSDYAGAVTADLLAVETIGAALEGSGKPFVITSGTLILSLLLPPGQFGTEETVAGAELPRGGSESVVMALAERGVRTSVVRLSPSVHGEGDKGFVPRLIAIARDKGVSAYIGDGSNRWPAVHRLDAARLFRLALEAAPAGSRLHGVGDECVTFRDIAGVIGRHLSLPVVSISSEEADAHFGFLGAIAALDNPTSSALTQERLGWRPVHPTLISDLEEGHYFKN encoded by the coding sequence ATGCGTGTTTTTGTCACCGGAGCAACAGGCTTCATCGGTTCCGCCGTCGTCCGTGAACTCATTAATGCCGGGCATCAGGTCGTTGGCCTCGCCCGATCGGACAAGGCTGCCGCAGCATTGACAGCGGCCGGCGCGGCAGTGCATCGCGGCGGACTCGACGACCCGGGCAGCCTTCGCAGCGGGGCCGCCGCAGCGGACGGCGTCATCCATCTCGCTTTCAAGCACGACTTCTCGGACTACGCAGGCGCGGTCACAGCCGATCTTCTCGCCGTCGAGACGATCGGGGCGGCGCTGGAGGGCTCCGGCAAGCCGTTCGTAATCACCTCGGGAACCTTAATCCTCTCATTGTTGCTCCCGCCTGGACAATTCGGGACGGAAGAGACTGTGGCCGGCGCCGAGTTACCCCGGGGCGGATCGGAGAGCGTGGTCATGGCACTGGCTGAGCGCGGGGTGCGGACTTCGGTTGTCCGTCTCTCGCCGTCCGTGCATGGGGAGGGTGACAAGGGCTTCGTCCCGAGGCTGATCGCCATTGCTCGCGACAAGGGGGTCTCTGCCTACATCGGCGACGGATCGAACCGCTGGCCCGCGGTGCACCGGCTTGATGCGGCCCGCCTGTTCCGACTGGCCCTGGAAGCCGCCCCAGCGGGGTCCCGGCTGCACGGGGTCGGCGATGAGTGTGTGACGTTCCGCGACATCGCCGGCGTCATCGGCCGCCACCTGAGCCTGCCGGTGGTCAGCATTTCAAGCGAAGAGGCAGACGCCCACTTCGGCTTTCTCGGCGCCATCGCGGCGCTTGACAACCCGACGTCAAGCGCACTGACCCAAGAACGCTTGGGCTGGCGGCCAGTGCACCCCACATTGATCTCAGATCTCGAGGAAGGTCACTATTTCAAAAATTGA
- a CDS encoding DUF817 domain-containing protein: MKPIIQLLHFGYHQAMSCIFPTAIFGTLALSSVIEVPFVYRYDAILFILLTVQYLMYHSGLETRDEIKVICIFHCIGLLLEIYKVRMGSWSYPEPGLTKLLGVPLYSGFMYASVASFMCQVWRRLKMDMTGWPGLTSAGLLGGAIYLNFFTHHFIPDFRWWLTALVLIVFWRTWIIYRVRTITYRMPLTLAFIIVGFFIWLAENIATYFNAWKYPDQYQAWQLVSFSKISSWFLLVIISVIIVAQLKHVKARRKTKDSWSSYD; this comes from the coding sequence TTGAAACCAATAATACAACTACTGCATTTTGGCTATCATCAGGCGATGAGTTGCATATTTCCTACTGCGATCTTTGGGACTTTAGCTCTTTCTAGCGTAATAGAGGTGCCTTTCGTTTACCGTTATGATGCCATTCTTTTTATACTGCTTACAGTGCAGTACCTCATGTACCACAGTGGACTCGAGACACGCGATGAAATTAAAGTTATCTGTATATTTCACTGTATTGGTTTGTTGCTGGAAATATATAAGGTACGGATGGGATCATGGTCATACCCTGAACCCGGGCTTACGAAGTTACTCGGTGTACCGCTCTATAGCGGATTTATGTATGCAAGTGTCGCAAGCTTTATGTGTCAGGTATGGCGTAGACTGAAGATGGACATGACCGGCTGGCCGGGGCTTACTTCTGCGGGATTACTGGGAGGAGCCATCTATCTGAACTTTTTCACACATCATTTCATTCCTGATTTTCGTTGGTGGCTGACGGCGCTTGTGCTCATTGTCTTTTGGAGAACATGGATCATATATCGGGTACGGACTATTACTTATCGAATGCCCTTGACACTGGCATTTATCATAGTAGGTTTTTTCATCTGGTTAGCCGAAAATATAGCTACATATTTTAATGCTTGGAAATATCCTGACCAGTACCAAGCCTGGCAACTGGTTAGTTTCAGTAAGATCAGTTCGTGGTTCCTTCTGGTAATCATTAGCGTCATTATTGTTGCCCAGCTTAAACATGTTAAAGCTCGCCGGAAAACGAAAGATTCATGGTCCAGCTATGATTAA
- a CDS encoding helix-turn-helix domain-containing protein: MAIIINIDVMLAKRKMSVTELSERVGITMANLSILKNGKAKAIRLSTLEAICTALECQPGDILEYI, from the coding sequence ATGGCAATTATAATCAATATTGATGTGATGCTGGCAAAAAGGAAGATGAGCGTCACCGAGCTTTCGGAGAGGGTTGGAATAACGATGGCTAATCTTTCTATATTGAAAAATGGAAAGGCAAAAGCGATTCGATTATCAACTTTAGAGGCGATTTGTACTGCCTTAGAATGTCAGCCTGGAGATATTTTAGAATATATTTAA
- a CDS encoding DUF2975 domain-containing protein, which translates to MKRGSTFFLKGVVVLIGITALALCIFWLPGIASRDAEANPETAYLQYPFLVCAYVLSIPFFVALYQAFKLLSYIDRNKAFSELSVRALRYIKYCAITISILIVSGIIFVVFFIEGDVAGVIALGLMCSFASSVIATFAAIIQKLLKDAIDIKSENDLTV; encoded by the coding sequence ATGAAACGAGGGTCAACATTTTTCCTAAAGGGAGTTGTAGTTCTTATTGGAATTACGGCACTTGCTTTGTGTATATTTTGGTTGCCTGGGATAGCCAGTAGAGATGCAGAAGCGAATCCAGAGACTGCTTACTTGCAATATCCCTTTTTAGTATGTGCGTATGTACTGTCTATTCCATTTTTTGTTGCGTTGTATCAAGCATTTAAACTTTTAAGCTACATAGATCGGAACAAGGCTTTCTCGGAATTATCTGTTAGAGCTTTGAGGTATATAAAGTACTGTGCAATCACAATCAGTATCTTAATTGTATCAGGAATAATATTCGTAGTTTTTTTTATTGAAGGTGACGTAGCAGGTGTTATAGCACTGGGATTAATGTGCTCTTTTGCTTCAAGCGTAATTGCAACCTTTGCGGCGATTATTCAAAAGCTTTTAAAAGACGCAATAGATATAAAATCAGAAAATGATTTAACGGTCTGA
- a CDS encoding LysR substrate-binding domain-containing protein, whose product MGVDLVPDLIRDYQTKNPNVRFDLTQGNLGDINEHFEKGHSDLMITSRESTMNSHEWIVIRKTPLYIVVSDQHPFASRSSLSLLDLSGEPFVGLKKNCGLKATITSRFENTGFMLASTFDAEDLPTVAGFIKAGLGVSVLPKTLGLMLDGLVWVPIREEGWEWEVGLKWRKDRYVSPAAKRLLIISTKSKLCLLSLLS is encoded by the coding sequence TTGGGCGTTGATCTGGTTCCAGATTTAATCAGGGATTATCAGACCAAAAATCCAAACGTGCGCTTTGATTTGACACAAGGTAACCTTGGCGATATAAACGAGCATTTCGAGAAAGGCCATTCCGATTTAATGATTACTTCAAGAGAGTCCACCATGAACAGTCATGAATGGATTGTCATACGGAAAACGCCTTTGTATATTGTCGTTTCTGACCAGCATCCTTTTGCCAGCCGGTCCTCCTTAAGTTTGTTGGATTTATCAGGTGAACCCTTTGTTGGCCTGAAGAAAAACTGCGGATTGAAAGCCACCATAACGTCCCGGTTCGAGAATACCGGTTTTATGCTGGCTTCCACTTTTGATGCGGAAGATTTGCCCACGGTGGCGGGGTTTATCAAAGCCGGGCTTGGGGTATCGGTACTTCCTAAAACCCTCGGCCTTATGCTCGATGGGCTTGTATGGGTTCCGATTCGGGAGGAAGGCTGGGAATGGGAGGTAGGATTGAAATGGAGAAAAGACCGCTATGTATCCCCTGCGGCCAAACGTTTATTGATTATATCGACCAAAAGCAAACTTTGTCTCCTGAGCTTACTTAGCTAA
- a CDS encoding DinB family protein codes for MQKENVHNNIGLEVGKDLKVIVEGLLDDVFKIIRNLPPEALNWTPNQMNNSPFVLVYHLLGSASYWIGDVVGGIPTDRNRANEFGVQGDHKQLEELLANTKKSLAQTFDNLTESQLLPAPIDLSRGVLCWGEVPPEGRTSVWVLVHDLCHIAYTLGQLDRINRLWEIHNND; via the coding sequence ATGCAAAAAGAAAATGTACATAACAATATCGGTTTGGAAGTGGGTAAAGATTTAAAGGTGATTGTAGAGGGATTGTTGGATGACGTATTTAAGATTATCAGAAATCTGCCGCCTGAGGCGCTCAATTGGACTCCAAATCAAATGAATAATAGTCCCTTTGTCTTGGTATACCACTTGTTGGGATCTGCCAGCTATTGGATAGGAGATGTCGTAGGGGGAATCCCTACGGACCGGAATCGGGCGAATGAATTCGGTGTTCAAGGGGATCATAAACAGTTAGAGGAATTGTTGGCAAATACGAAAAAAAGCTTGGCTCAAACGTTTGATAACTTGACCGAAAGCCAGTTGCTGCCTGCACCTATAGATTTAAGTCGTGGAGTACTATGTTGGGGAGAAGTCCCGCCGGAGGGACGTACATCGGTTTGGGTATTGGTACATGATCTTTGCCATATTGCTTACACACTCGGACAATTGGATCGAATTAATCGCCTTTGGGAAATTCATAATAACGATTAA
- a CDS encoding 1-aminocyclopropane-1-carboxylate deaminase/D-cysteine desulfhydrase, with amino-acid sequence MNAILSLPRVNLGAWPTPLQPADQLSLELGCPLFIKREDMTGLGGGGNKARKLEFQLGQAKEDGATHIISTGAVQSNHAQLTAAAARKLGLQPHLVLSGQPDIYPHGNLYLDHLMNSELTFVSPPAGRPPLEVINEVMEQVAENITREGGKPCIIPEGGTDALGTVGYILAVEELVRQLSSYPFDSTRILIVVATGTCGTHAGLIAGASVIPNQFEIMGVSVSGNTEIKKVKTARIATETLKLAGYEKTIDAGQIWIEDGFIGNGYAAITEECRNAIHVAARCEGIFLDPVYTGKSMAALIHMGQTGQLSAYDAVVFLHTGGFPLLFNYGSAIL; translated from the coding sequence TTGAATGCGATCTTATCATTACCTCGGGTCAACCTGGGAGCATGGCCAACTCCCTTGCAGCCGGCCGATCAATTATCTTTAGAATTAGGATGTCCGTTATTTATCAAGAGAGAAGATATGACCGGTCTTGGAGGAGGGGGTAACAAAGCAAGAAAGCTTGAATTTCAATTAGGTCAGGCCAAGGAAGACGGAGCAACTCACATTATTTCAACCGGAGCCGTGCAATCCAATCATGCTCAACTAACTGCTGCTGCCGCCAGAAAGCTCGGACTACAGCCGCATTTGGTATTAAGCGGTCAGCCTGATATATACCCTCATGGTAATTTATACCTGGATCACTTGATGAATTCAGAACTCACCTTCGTTAGTCCGCCAGCCGGTCGTCCGCCTTTGGAGGTTATTAATGAAGTGATGGAGCAAGTTGCTGAGAACATCACACGTGAAGGCGGAAAACCGTGCATCATTCCCGAGGGAGGAACCGACGCACTAGGAACAGTAGGCTATATCTTGGCTGTTGAAGAATTAGTGCGGCAGCTTAGCTCGTATCCATTCGATTCAACGCGTATTCTTATTGTTGTTGCAACCGGAACTTGTGGGACGCATGCAGGATTAATCGCAGGGGCCAGTGTTATTCCCAATCAATTTGAAATTATGGGTGTAAGTGTAAGCGGCAATACAGAGATCAAAAAAGTGAAAACAGCCAGAATAGCTACAGAGACCTTGAAACTGGCCGGGTATGAGAAGACGATTGATGCAGGGCAAATTTGGATCGAAGATGGTTTTATTGGAAACGGTTACGCAGCGATTACCGAGGAATGCCGCAACGCTATTCATGTAGCAGCACGATGCGAAGGCATTTTCCTTGATCCTGTCTATACGGGGAAATCCATGGCGGCTTTGATTCACATGGGACAGACCGGACAACTATCCGCGTATGACGCAGTTGTTTTTTTACACACGGGGGGATTCCCATTGCTATTCAATTATGGCTCTGCGATTTTATAA
- a CDS encoding CGNR zinc finger domain-containing protein — protein sequence MAGLKKNHFISNSISLNLVNTEENRRGKRYDLLENDEQVSHWLDLMFTERVILTEQFSQRNQYTHEEVSALRELRSFLRKGFQAIADGLQVDEQWVHTLESYRGKAPLTFVIKENRLLPVPSGTFANALLSLIAYDALELLVSGKLETIKRCSNPRCIWLFMDTTGKRKWCSMKICGNRMKVARHEHRA from the coding sequence ATGGCCGGTCTTAAAAAAAATCATTTCATTTCTAATTCCATCTCTTTGAATTTGGTTAATACAGAAGAGAATCGAAGAGGAAAAAGGTATGATCTGCTTGAAAATGATGAGCAAGTATCACATTGGCTTGATTTGATGTTCACTGAGCGAGTCATCCTAACCGAACAATTTTCACAACGAAACCAGTATACACATGAGGAAGTATCAGCCCTTAGAGAATTGAGGAGCTTTTTGCGAAAGGGGTTTCAAGCCATTGCGGACGGATTGCAAGTAGACGAGCAATGGGTTCATACCTTAGAAAGCTATAGGGGTAAAGCACCGCTCACCTTTGTGATTAAGGAGAACAGGCTATTACCGGTTCCGTCCGGAACTTTTGCAAATGCACTTCTCTCCCTTATTGCTTATGATGCATTAGAACTTCTTGTTAGCGGTAAACTGGAGACTATTAAAAGATGCTCTAATCCAAGATGTATTTGGTTGTTTATGGATACCACCGGAAAGCGCAAGTGGTGCTCAATGAAAATTTGCGGCAACCGTATGAAAGTTGCTCGGCACGAGCATCGCGCTTAA